The genomic region AACTCCCATAGCCATTTTTACATTTAACTTGTGTATATTTTTATAAATAAATTCTTCTTGTTTTGGAACTCCCATGCCTACAAAAAGAATTTCGGCGCCGCTGTTATTTATTTTTTCTATCACTTCATTATGGTTTTTGAAATATCCATGATGGGTTCCAACTATGGAAATTTGTGGGAATTTTTCTTTTAAATGATTTTTAGCTTTATCAGCAATACCTGGTTGAGATCCTAATAAAAATATCTTATGTTCCTGCCATTCGCATATTTTTAGCATAGTATCTATTCCTGGACATCTCTCAGTAGCATATCCCCATTTTTCCAAATATTTAACAACACCAATTCCATCTGGTATTGAAATTGTGGAATTTTGTAATTCATATTTATATTCAGTATTTTTAAAATATTCCAGGAACATTAAAGCATTAAGTGTAACAACCCAGGTTTTTTCATCTGAGTTGATTTTTCTCTTTATAAAATTCCACATTTCCTCTTTCTTACCTGATAAGAGTTTTAGTCCAAACAATTCAATCATTTGAGTCACGCCATTCCCACCTTTTAATAATCGCTTCTATTTATTTTTTCTTTATTTTTACCATAAATACCTAATAAATTACAATTATATGTGTTAAAATATAAATCGGCTTATATTTATTTCATATTAAAAAGTCTATTTCAATTGTATATTTTACCATATTTCCGTCTTAATTTATTAATGTATATGTTAAATTTAGAATAAAAATGGAGGTTGAGTATATGGATAATAAAAAAAGTGCTATAGATAGATTTATAGATCAATCTTTTAAAGAGAGTATTCCAGAAGAGTTACCTGTAATTGCTACTAGAGCAAAATTGGTTATTTTTCCAAATTCAATTCTACCTATGCTAATTGGAAGAAAAAAATCTATTAAAGCATTGGAGGAATCTCTTGAGAAATATAATAATTTATTGTTTTTTGTTTCGCAAAAAGATATTGAATTAGAAAATCCTACTATAGAAGATTTGTATAAAGTAGGAACAGTTGGTAGAGTGGTTCAGATTGCTAAATTACCTGATGGAGAATATAAGATTCTTGTAGAAGGTTTAAAAAGGGCAGAGGTAAAGAAAGTTATAGAAGAAAAAGATATGTTTAAGTTTAAAATATTCCCTTTAGAAAGAAAGTACAAAATAACAAAAGTATTAGAAGCACTTGTAAGAAAAGTTAAAGGATTGTTTGAAAAGTATATAGGGTTAACGAAAAAATTTCCACAAGAAGCAATAATGGTTTTAGAAGATACTAATGATCCGGAAGTTATAAGTGATTTAATTGCTTCCGTATTGCCTCTTGAACTTGAAGAAAAACAGGAATTGTTAGAGGAATTACATCCAAAGAAAAGATTAGAATTAGAATTGGAAATTTTAACAAGAGAAATAGAATTGTTAGAAATAGAAGAAGTATTAGAATCAAAAGTAAGAGAAAAAATTGAAAAGGGACAAAAAGAATTTTATTTAAGAGAAAAACTAAAAGCAATTCAAGAAGAGCTTTCAGGTGAAGTTGATGAAGAAATGAAAGAAATAAAAGAAAAAATAGAAAATTCAGATTTACCAGATTATGTAAAGGAAAAAGCCAAACATGAGTTATCACGACTTGAAAAAATGTCACCATATTCTCCTGAAGCTAATGTTGTTAGAACATATATAGATTGGATTATAAATCTTCCATGGAATAGAAAAACAACAGATAGATTGAATATTAAGGATGCGGAAAAGTTATTGAACAAAAATCATTATGGATTAAAAGAACCTAAAGAAAGAATTTTAGAATTTTTAGCGGTGAGAAGACTATCTGATAAACCAAAGTCACCAATACTTTGTTTTGTTGGGGCTCCTGGCGTTGGTAAAACATCTCTTGGGAAGTCTGTGGCAGAAGCATTGGGAAGAAAGTTTGGTAGAATATCTCTTGGAGGAATGAGGGATGAGGCTGAAATAAGAGGTCATAGAAGAACATATGTTGGAGCAATGCCAGGAAGAATTATACAGCTAATTAAAAGATTGAATGTAAAAAATCCTGTTATAGTTCTTGATGAAATAGATAAAATGGGAATATCTTATCAGGGAGATCCTGCTGCAGCTTTATTAGAAGTTTTAGATCCTGAACAAAACAATAGTTTTATAGATCATTATCTTGAGATTCCTTTTGATTTATCTGAAGTAATATTTATTACTACTGCAAATGTATTACATACAATACCGACAGCTTTAAGAGACAGGATGGAAATTATACAAATCCCAGGTTATACAGATGCGGAAAAATACTATATAGCAAAGGATTATATAATTCCAAAACTATTGGAAGAACATGGTTTAAATAAAACACAGGTTAAGATAAATAAATCAGCTTTGCAAAAGATAATTTCTGAATATACAAGAGAAGCAGGAGTAAGATCATTAGAAAGAATTCTGGCAAAACTTATGAGGAAGATAGCTTTAAAAATAGCAGAAGGAGAAGAAAAGATAAATGTTAAGGTAAGCAATGTAAGAGACTTTTTAGGCACTCCACCTTATTTTAGATCAGATAAGTTAGAAAAACCAGAGATAGGTGTGGCTACTGGAATGGCATGGACGGCATATGGTGGAGAAATATTACAGGTTGAAACACTTATAACTTCTGGAAAAGGGAAAATAATAATTACAGGAAAACTTGGCGATGTGATGAAAGAATCAGCTCAAATAGCTTTAACATTATCTAAGTCGTTGATAGAGGAAATGGATGAATCTCTTATTGAAAAATTTAGTAATTGTAATTTTCATATCCATGTTCCAGAAGGTGCAGTACCTAAAGATGGACCGTCTGCAGGTGTGACATTAACAACATCAATAGTTTCGTCTTTATTAAAAAAACCAATAAATAACGAAATAGCAATGACTGGTGAAATTACATTAATGGGAAAGGTATTACCAGTAGGAGGAATTAAAGAAAAATTGCTTTCTGCATATAGAAGTGGTATAAAAGAAGTAATAATACCTAAAGATAATGAAAAAGATTTAGAAAAAATTCCAGAAGAAATATTGAAAAAAATTAAAGTTCATAAGGTAAGTAATATAAAAGAAGTGTTAAAAATAGCTTTATTGGAGGAATAGATATGTTTAAAAAAGTGGAGTTAATAAAAACTGCATATATGAAAGGTGATTATCCACCACCATTAAATGCCGAAATAGCATTTGCAGGTCGTTCGAATGTAGGGAAATCGAGTTTG from Marinitoga aeolica harbors:
- a CDS encoding WecB/TagA/CpsF family glycosyltransferase produces the protein MIELFGLKLLSGKKEEMWNFIKRKINSDEKTWVVTLNALMFLEYFKNTEYKYELQNSTISIPDGIGVVKYLEKWGYATERCPGIDTMLKICEWQEHKIFLLGSQPGIADKAKNHLKEKFPQISIVGTHHGYFKNHNEVIEKINNSGAEILFVGMGVPKQEEFIYKNIHKLNVKMAMGVGGSIDVISGKIPRAPKVFQIFGLEWLYRMLREPKRFKKLPDLMNFYFKIYRSKEMPVNLEVINL
- the lon gene encoding endopeptidase La — translated: MDNKKSAIDRFIDQSFKESIPEELPVIATRAKLVIFPNSILPMLIGRKKSIKALEESLEKYNNLLFFVSQKDIELENPTIEDLYKVGTVGRVVQIAKLPDGEYKILVEGLKRAEVKKVIEEKDMFKFKIFPLERKYKITKVLEALVRKVKGLFEKYIGLTKKFPQEAIMVLEDTNDPEVISDLIASVLPLELEEKQELLEELHPKKRLELELEILTREIELLEIEEVLESKVREKIEKGQKEFYLREKLKAIQEELSGEVDEEMKEIKEKIENSDLPDYVKEKAKHELSRLEKMSPYSPEANVVRTYIDWIINLPWNRKTTDRLNIKDAEKLLNKNHYGLKEPKERILEFLAVRRLSDKPKSPILCFVGAPGVGKTSLGKSVAEALGRKFGRISLGGMRDEAEIRGHRRTYVGAMPGRIIQLIKRLNVKNPVIVLDEIDKMGISYQGDPAAALLEVLDPEQNNSFIDHYLEIPFDLSEVIFITTANVLHTIPTALRDRMEIIQIPGYTDAEKYYIAKDYIIPKLLEEHGLNKTQVKINKSALQKIISEYTREAGVRSLERILAKLMRKIALKIAEGEEKINVKVSNVRDFLGTPPYFRSDKLEKPEIGVATGMAWTAYGGEILQVETLITSGKGKIIITGKLGDVMKESAQIALTLSKSLIEEMDESLIEKFSNCNFHIHVPEGAVPKDGPSAGVTLTTSIVSSLLKKPINNEIAMTGEITLMGKVLPVGGIKEKLLSAYRSGIKEVIIPKDNEKDLEKIPEEILKKIKVHKVSNIKEVLKIALLEE